The following nucleotide sequence is from Pangasianodon hypophthalmus isolate fPanHyp1 chromosome 8, fPanHyp1.pri, whole genome shotgun sequence.
TTTgtgcacctttctaggtaaaagatacatattaaaggtaccaaaccagtgacaaggaaaggtacaggtTTTTTCTGATAGTGCATGTTCACAATCAAAATACATTTGTATGCCATTCACACATAAAGTATCATAAAATGTCATAGAATATAGTATTGTAAtttgaaaatacacaaattGACCTATATTGTTTGAATTATCCGACTAATCCTGTTTTTAGCTCTGCCATGTACTTTTGTCCATGTTTACAGATACCAGTGTGTCACATGGTGTCAGAAAGCACATCGGCAagtgctaaactggtagctataagtaTTTCTGACTTCTTGTTAGCAGCACTAGCAAACGTTAGAGACCAAACTGATCCCCAGTCAGTTTGGACTACTCAAGGTCTGAGTTGTCAACTCTATGAGATCCAGTACCCGATTAAGAACGACACAGTGGTACCGAACAGCAGCACGCAGCTGTAAGTGTGCCCCCTGCTGGCGGCGCCTACGTAGTACTCCATATCCGTCTCGTTCCTGAACCCGTCTTCATGACCGACGTGTCCGTTCCCGTGTCCTCCACTGTACCTCGGATAGCCGTACCCACCTCCGTACCCGGGCCCGTACCCATCATACCCACCGTGCCATGTACGACCGTAACCAGGTCGAGACATCGAGCTGAGCCCGTGGCCGATCACCATGCCTCCGAGAGCACCAGCTGCCGCTGCTCCTGCTATCTTCCCAGCGTTCGATCCAGAGGAGGAACTTCCGCTTTGGACGTGCGGAGCTTTGTAGTGGTGGCCACCTCCAACGCCGGCTCCTCTGTGAGCTCCAGCGCCTCCCCAACCTCCTCCTCCAGTCCTCCCTATGCCACCCCAGCGCCCGCCTCCAAATCCACCCCGACGAGACAGAACATCAGGGCACAGCGTCAGCAGGAGCAGCACGCAGGTCAAGACCGAAATACTCTGAGAGAGCATGATGGGAAAAATGATCTGCAAAGAGACAAAAGGTCAGAGTTCAAATAGCAGCAAAACACCTAATGCATATTTTATACAACTGATACAATCACCATGACCTAATCAATAATTCAGCGGTGTAGAGACACACCTACGTACAGTCCTTCCTACAGGGGGGAAGAGACAAGAGCACACCGTGCGAAGAAGACAGATGAGATGCCGATATTTCTCACTTCTAAGTGGCATTAAAGCTTATCGACTTATTGCTATTTTGGCTTAAGCAAATCAAGACGAGTCCAAGGCTAAT
It contains:
- the prnpa gene encoding prion protein a, translated to MLSQSISVLTCVLLLLTLCPDVLSRRGGFGGGRWGGIGRTGGGGWGGAGAHRGAGVGGGHHYKAPHVQSGSSSSGSNAGKIAGAAAAGALGGMVIGHGLSSMSRPGYGRTWHGGYDGYGPGYGGGYGYPRYSGGHGNGHVGHEDGFRNETDMEYYVGAASRGHTYSCVLLFGTTVSFLIGYWIS